From one Gossypium hirsutum isolate 1008001.06 chromosome D08, Gossypium_hirsutum_v2.1, whole genome shotgun sequence genomic stretch:
- the LOC107917778 gene encoding 60S ribosomal protein L36-2: MATKQPNTGLFVGLNKGHVVTKKELAQRPSNRKGKTSKRVHFVRNLIREVAGFAPYEKRITELLKVGKDKRALKVAKRKLGTHKRAKKKREEMSSVLRKMRAHPGGGEKKK; this comes from the exons AATACTGGCCTCTTTGTGGGACTGAACAAGGGACATGTTGTAACCAAGAAGGAGTTGGCTCAACGTCCCTCTAATCGGAAAGGA AAAACTAGCAAAAGAGTCCATTTTGTGAGGAACTTGATTAGGGAAGTTGCTGGTTTTGCACCATATGAGAAGAGGATTACTGAGCTTCTGAAAGTTGGTAAGGACAAACGAGCGCTCAAGGTTGCTAAAAGAAAGTTGGGAACTCACAAAAGGGCAAAGAAGAAGCGTGAGGAGATGTCTAGTGTGCTCCGCAAGATGAG GGCTCACCCTGGAGGTGGAGAAAAGAAGAAGTGA